From Novipirellula galeiformis, the proteins below share one genomic window:
- a CDS encoding redoxin family protein, whose product MMDLPPPGRFVRYRTGFIGMVESISSPKCLTKATSTMTLVAAGLLALPMTPAVAATPSAKDALQLKPVQADVEYEQVEASEVAKCTVTDLEHNDWSGWEVRAGDGTLLRRFADTNDDNKVDMWCYFNFGIEVYRDIDRDFNTKADEYRWFGTAGTRWGLDENEDGKIDAWKQISPEEVTAEVVAALRDRDVARFTRLMVTGKDLESIGVGSETMRRLGGKATLAVQKFGEFAKSQKAVGRDAKWVQFAAATPGVVPSGTAGSSKDITVYENAVAMFEDADGSGQLLVGTIVRVGDAWRIVDLPSIGEDGEAVAQSSGNFFTPGGMGGSAANLNSGIGAQSQQLVTELEEIDRKLATTSNPKDLAKLHEGRAQLVSRLIRATENPSERDAWTRQLIDTVSMATQSGAYPDGIKQLKAIVTSLGDNNESLKAYAEYMMIGSEYALRQTPDADFAEVQKWYLETLIDFVDRYPRMPESAQAMLQLALSKEFEDKESEALGYYKKAAEAFPGSDTSEKAEGAVRRLESVGQVIDLQGLSIDGKPFKLSQLRGRPVVLHYWATWCEPCKQDMKLLRGLQARYQKAGLQLVGVNVDATREMAKGFLKETPLPWIQLFDDGGLESSDLAKAFGVQTLPTMMLIDERGRVVRHNVRAAELESELEKMTKK is encoded by the coding sequence ATGATGGATCTCCCCCCTCCCGGACGGTTTGTTCGTTATCGAACCGGCTTCATTGGTATGGTTGAATCGATTTCTTCCCCGAAATGCCTGACGAAAGCGACGTCGACGATGACGTTGGTTGCGGCAGGTTTGTTGGCATTGCCGATGACTCCAGCCGTGGCTGCGACTCCTTCGGCCAAGGATGCGCTGCAGTTGAAGCCGGTTCAGGCCGATGTCGAATACGAGCAAGTGGAGGCGTCTGAGGTTGCGAAATGCACCGTGACGGATTTAGAGCACAACGATTGGTCCGGTTGGGAAGTGCGGGCGGGCGATGGAACTTTGCTGCGTCGATTTGCCGACACTAACGACGACAACAAAGTCGATATGTGGTGCTATTTCAATTTTGGAATCGAGGTTTATCGGGATATTGATCGTGATTTTAACACAAAAGCCGATGAATACCGCTGGTTTGGTACCGCTGGTACTCGCTGGGGATTGGATGAAAACGAAGACGGCAAGATCGACGCTTGGAAGCAAATTTCCCCCGAGGAAGTGACCGCGGAAGTGGTTGCGGCCCTACGCGATCGCGATGTGGCACGCTTCACCCGTTTGATGGTCACCGGCAAAGATCTCGAGTCGATCGGGGTGGGCAGCGAGACGATGCGGCGATTAGGCGGGAAGGCCACTCTCGCGGTTCAAAAGTTTGGTGAGTTTGCAAAATCTCAAAAGGCCGTCGGACGCGACGCAAAATGGGTTCAATTTGCAGCTGCCACTCCCGGGGTTGTTCCCAGTGGAACCGCGGGATCGAGCAAAGATATCACCGTGTATGAGAACGCGGTCGCCATGTTCGAAGACGCAGACGGTAGCGGTCAACTGTTGGTCGGAACGATTGTTCGCGTCGGTGATGCTTGGCGAATTGTCGATTTACCATCGATTGGGGAAGACGGCGAGGCGGTCGCTCAATCATCGGGAAACTTTTTTACCCCTGGAGGGATGGGAGGATCCGCGGCGAATCTGAACTCGGGAATCGGAGCTCAATCCCAACAATTGGTCACGGAGCTCGAAGAAATCGATCGCAAGCTCGCCACGACCAGCAATCCCAAGGACTTGGCCAAGCTTCATGAAGGACGGGCCCAATTGGTGTCGCGTTTAATTCGAGCCACTGAGAACCCAAGCGAGCGAGATGCGTGGACGCGTCAGTTGATCGATACCGTCAGTATGGCGACGCAAAGCGGGGCATATCCCGATGGAATTAAGCAATTGAAAGCGATCGTCACCTCACTGGGGGACAACAACGAGTCGCTAAAGGCCTATGCGGAATACATGATGATCGGCTCTGAATATGCGCTGCGTCAAACTCCCGATGCCGATTTTGCGGAAGTCCAGAAATGGTATTTGGAAACCTTGATCGATTTTGTCGATCGCTACCCACGGATGCCAGAATCGGCTCAAGCGATGTTGCAATTAGCACTCAGCAAAGAGTTTGAAGACAAAGAGAGCGAAGCCCTGGGCTACTACAAAAAGGCTGCCGAGGCATTTCCAGGTTCCGACACGTCGGAGAAAGCCGAAGGAGCCGTTCGTCGCCTCGAATCGGTGGGCCAAGTGATCGATCTGCAAGGGCTGTCGATCGATGGTAAACCATTCAAGCTCTCACAACTGCGTGGTCGTCCCGTGGTGTTGCACTACTGGGCGACCTGGTGCGAGCCATGCAAGCAGGACATGAAGCTGTTGCGTGGTTTGCAGGCGCGTTATCAGAAGGCCGGGTTGCAGCTTGTCGGCGTGAATGTCGATGCGACTCGCGAAATGGCTAAGGGATTTTTGAAGGAGACTCCCCTGCCCTGGATCCAATTGTTCGACGACGGGGGACTCGAATCGAGTGACCTTGCTAAAGCGTTTGGCGTCCAGACCTTGCCTACAATGATGTTAATCGATGAGCGAGGCCGAGTGGTTCGTCACAATGTTCGCGCTGCCGAGCTCGAAAGCGAACTCGAGAAAATGACGAAGAAGTAG